A window of the Parabacteroides merdae ATCC 43184 genome harbors these coding sequences:
- a CDS encoding helix-turn-helix domain-containing protein codes for MNEQIKQIAERLAGLRDALEITPEEMAKVCNLTPEQYMKLESGTVDISVSVLHQISQAYGVELTTLMFGDEPKMSSYFITRKGKGIAVERTKAYKYQSLAAGFVGRKADPFMVTVHPAPDGTPIYLNSHPGQEYNMVLKGRMLLQINNKELILEEGDSIYFNSELPHGMKALDGEKVSFLAIIL; via the coding sequence ATGAACGAACAGATAAAACAAATTGCGGAGCGTTTGGCCGGACTTCGGGATGCATTGGAAATCACGCCTGAAGAAATGGCCAAGGTTTGTAACCTGACTCCCGAACAGTATATGAAGCTGGAAAGCGGTACTGTAGATATTTCAGTAAGTGTATTACATCAGATTTCACAGGCTTACGGGGTTGAGTTGACCACGCTTATGTTCGGTGATGAACCTAAAATGAGCAGCTACTTTATCACTCGCAAAGGAAAAGGTATTGCCGTGGAACGGACTAAAGCATACAAATACCAGTCGCTTGCCGCCGGGTTTGTCGGTCGGAAAGCAGATCCGTTCATGGTTACCGTCCATCCGGCTCCAGACGGGACACCGATTTATCTGAACTCGCATCCCGGACAAGAGTATAATATGGTACTGAAAGGCCGCATGTTATTACAGATCAACAACAAAGAGCTGATACTGGAAGAAGGCGACAGTATCTATTTCAACTCCGAACTGCCGCATGGAATGAAGGCACTCGATGGAGAAAAGGTCAGTTTCCTGGCAATAATCCTATAA
- a CDS encoding glutamate-5-semialdehyde dehydrogenase: MINELLQHTLAASRQLVTLDDATINRILIDTASALLTRQAEVLAANVEDLSRMDPANPKYDRLKLTEERLAGIAGDMKNVASLPSPLGKLLSEITRPNGMVIRKMTVPFGVIGVIYEARPNVTFDVFSLCFKSGNACVLKGGSDADSSNRALVAIIHDVLTRQGVDPAVCTLLPPDREATTELLNAVGLVDLIIPRGSSSLINYVRDHARVPVIETGAGICHTYFDKDGDKEKGREIVNNAKTRRVSVCNALDCLIVHRDRLGDLPYLCGKLSGSNVIIYADEPAFAALSGHYPTALLQPATADSFGTEFLDYKMAIRTVSSLDEALQHIARYSSKHSESIVSESTEAIRRFQQMVDAACVYANVSTAFTDGAQFGFGAEIGISTQKLHARGPMALPELTTYKYIIEGDGQIRK, from the coding sequence ATGATTAACGAATTATTGCAACATACCCTCGCCGCTTCGCGCCAGCTTGTCACGCTGGACGATGCCACCATCAACCGCATCCTCATAGACACGGCTTCGGCTTTGCTGACACGCCAAGCCGAAGTCTTGGCTGCCAATGTCGAAGATTTGTCGCGTATGGACCCGGCAAATCCGAAATACGACCGCTTGAAACTGACGGAAGAACGTCTCGCAGGTATTGCAGGAGATATGAAGAACGTCGCCTCGCTACCGTCGCCTCTTGGGAAGCTGTTAAGCGAAATAACACGCCCGAACGGCATGGTGATCCGCAAAATGACCGTTCCCTTCGGCGTGATCGGTGTCATCTACGAAGCACGCCCGAATGTCACCTTCGACGTTTTCTCCCTTTGTTTCAAGAGCGGGAATGCCTGCGTGTTGAAAGGAGGTTCGGATGCCGACAGTTCCAACCGTGCCTTAGTGGCGATTATCCACGACGTACTGACAAGACAAGGCGTCGATCCGGCTGTCTGTACACTCCTGCCGCCCGACCGCGAGGCGACGACCGAGCTGTTGAACGCCGTCGGCCTGGTGGACCTTATCATTCCGCGGGGCAGCAGTTCACTGATCAATTACGTCCGCGACCATGCCCGCGTACCGGTCATTGAGACGGGAGCCGGTATCTGCCATACCTATTTTGACAAAGATGGAGACAAAGAAAAAGGGCGCGAGATCGTCAACAATGCCAAGACACGCCGCGTCAGCGTCTGCAACGCTTTGGATTGTCTGATCGTCCATCGCGACCGATTAGGTGACCTCCCTTATTTGTGTGGAAAACTGTCCGGTAGCAACGTCATTATCTATGCCGACGAACCCGCTTTTGCCGCTCTTTCAGGGCACTACCCTACCGCTTTGCTTCAGCCGGCTACGGCAGACAGCTTCGGCACCGAGTTCTTAGACTACAAAATGGCGATCCGTACAGTCTCCTCCTTGGATGAAGCCCTGCAACATATCGCCCGCTACAGCTCGAAACACAGCGAAAGCATCGTCAGTGAATCGACAGAAGCCATCCGCCGTTTCCAGCAAATGGTCGATGCCGCCTGCGTCTACGCCAATGTATCTACGGCTTTCACCGACGGGGCACAGTTCGGTTTCGGAGCGGAAATCGGTATCAGCACACAGAAGTTACATGCCCGCGGCCCGATGGCGTTGCCTGAACTGACGACCTACAAGTATATCATCGAAGGAGACGGACAAATACGAAAATAG
- a CDS encoding AMP-binding protein, giving the protein MLERFINKTTFESQEDFIKNFKIKVPENFNFGYDVVDAWAEEEPDKIALCWTNDQGEHIDFTFADLKKYTDQTAAYFQSLGIGHGDMVMLILKRRYEFWFSIIALHKLGAVVIPATHLLTKKDIVYRANAADIKMIVCAGEEVITQHIIDSLPDSPSIKSVVSVGPEIPEGFEDFHKGLENAAPFVRPEHPNSNDDISLMYFTSGTTGNPKMVAHDFTYPLGHIVTGSFWHNLHKDSLHLTIADTGWGKAVWGKLYGQWIAGATVFVYDHEKFTPADMLQMIQDYRITSLCAPPTIFRFLIREDLTKYDLSSLQYCTIAGEALNPAVFDTFYKLTGIKLMEGFGQTETTLTVATFPWMEPKPGSMGVPNPQYDVDLLRPDGTRAEDGEQGQIVIHTTNGKPIGLFKEYYRDAERTREAWHDGLYYTGDVAWRDEDGYLWFVGRADDVIKSSGYRIGPFEVESALMTHPAVVECAITGVPDEIRGQVVKATIVLAKDYKDKAGDALVKELQDHVKKVTAPYKYPRVVEFVDELPKTISGKIRRVEIRATDNEKKHTK; this is encoded by the coding sequence ATGTTAGAAAGATTCATAAACAAGACGACCTTTGAGTCGCAGGAAGATTTTATAAAGAATTTCAAGATAAAAGTCCCGGAGAACTTCAACTTCGGATATGACGTAGTAGATGCATGGGCGGAAGAAGAACCCGATAAGATTGCGCTGTGCTGGACAAACGACCAAGGGGAACACATAGACTTCACCTTTGCCGACCTGAAAAAATATACCGACCAGACTGCCGCTTATTTCCAGTCGCTGGGAATCGGCCACGGTGATATGGTCATGTTGATACTGAAACGCCGTTATGAATTCTGGTTCTCGATTATCGCGTTGCATAAATTGGGAGCAGTGGTGATCCCGGCTACCCACCTGCTGACAAAGAAAGATATCGTCTATCGTGCGAATGCCGCCGATATCAAGATGATCGTCTGCGCGGGCGAGGAAGTGATCACCCAACATATCATCGACTCGCTGCCCGATTCACCCTCTATAAAGAGTGTTGTTTCGGTAGGTCCCGAAATCCCCGAAGGCTTCGAGGACTTCCACAAAGGTCTCGAAAACGCGGCTCCGTTCGTACGTCCGGAACATCCGAACAGTAACGACGACATTTCACTGATGTATTTTACTTCCGGTACAACCGGCAACCCGAAGATGGTGGCACACGATTTCACCTACCCGCTGGGGCATATCGTGACCGGAAGTTTCTGGCACAACTTGCATAAAGACAGCCTCCACCTGACGATTGCCGACACCGGTTGGGGGAAAGCCGTATGGGGAAAACTGTATGGACAGTGGATTGCCGGAGCAACCGTATTCGTGTACGACCACGAGAAATTCACACCGGCCGATATGTTACAGATGATACAGGACTACCGCATCACATCTTTGTGCGCACCTCCTACCATCTTCCGTTTCCTGATACGCGAAGACCTGACAAAATACGACCTGTCGTCCCTCCAATATTGTACCATTGCCGGCGAAGCCTTAAACCCTGCCGTATTCGACACGTTCTACAAACTGACCGGCATCAAGCTGATGGAAGGTTTCGGACAGACGGAAACAACCTTGACCGTCGCCACTTTCCCGTGGATGGAACCGAAACCCGGATCGATGGGTGTCCCTAATCCGCAATACGATGTAGACTTGTTGCGCCCGGACGGAACCCGTGCCGAAGATGGAGAACAGGGACAGATCGTGATCCACACTACAAATGGCAAACCGATCGGTCTTTTCAAGGAATATTACCGGGATGCCGAACGCACACGCGAAGCATGGCACGACGGCCTGTATTACACGGGCGATGTCGCCTGGCGTGATGAAGACGGTTACCTCTGGTTCGTGGGCCGTGCCGACGATGTTATCAAAAGTTCCGGCTACCGTATCGGCCCGTTTGAAGTAGAAAGCGCCCTGATGACGCATCCGGCGGTTGTAGAATGTGCCATCACTGGTGTTCCAGACGAAATCCGCGGACAAGTGGTAAAAGCCACCATCGTTCTGGCAAAGGACTACAAGGATAAAGCCGGAGACGCTTTGGTCAAAGAATTACAAGACCATGTCAAAAAAGTGACAGCTCCGTACAAATACCCGCGCGTCGTCGAGTTCGTAGACGAACTGCCGAAGACGATCAGCGGCAAAATACGCCGAGTCGAAATCCGAGCAACCGACAATGAAAAGAAACACACAAAATAA
- the proB gene encoding glutamate 5-kinase: MKRNTQNNGQLPIIDWQFNRIAVKIGSNVLTRKDGTLDITRMSALVDQVAKLHRKGVEVVLISSGAVASGRSEIKASKKLDPVSARQLYSAVGQAKLINRYYELFREHGMTCGQVLTTKENFGSRTHYLNQKHCMEVMLENKVIPIVNENDTISVTELMFTDNDELSGLIATMMGMDALIILSNIDGIYNGNPSDPSSTVIREIDGSKEDLSEYVQTSKSSFGRGGMLTKCSIAQKVADEGITVIIANGKKDNILVDLLAKDSRTVCTRFIPSNKPVSSVKKWIAHSEGFAKGEIHINRGAEEALLGPKATSILLVGVTRIIGDFEKDDIVKVINEEGVQLGVGCAGYDSTEARELIGSRDKKPLVHYDYLYLD, from the coding sequence ATGAAAAGAAACACACAAAATAATGGTCAATTGCCAATCATCGATTGGCAATTCAACCGTATTGCGGTCAAGATAGGCAGCAACGTGCTCACCCGCAAGGATGGCACGTTGGATATTACCCGGATGTCCGCCTTGGTGGATCAGGTGGCCAAACTACATCGGAAAGGCGTGGAAGTCGTCCTTATTTCCTCCGGTGCGGTCGCTTCTGGACGCAGTGAGATAAAGGCCAGCAAAAAGCTGGATCCCGTCTCTGCCCGCCAGCTGTATTCCGCAGTCGGGCAAGCCAAACTGATCAACCGGTATTACGAACTGTTCCGCGAACATGGCATGACCTGTGGCCAGGTGCTCACCACGAAAGAGAACTTTGGCAGCCGCACGCATTACCTCAACCAGAAACATTGTATGGAGGTAATGCTCGAAAATAAAGTGATTCCCATCGTGAACGAAAACGACACGATATCGGTTACAGAATTGATGTTCACGGACAATGACGAGCTTTCCGGACTGATCGCCACCATGATGGGAATGGATGCTTTGATTATCCTTAGCAATATCGACGGAATATATAACGGCAACCCATCCGATCCGTCCTCCACGGTTATCCGCGAGATCGACGGCAGCAAGGAAGACCTGTCGGAATATGTACAAACCAGCAAGTCGTCATTCGGTCGTGGCGGCATGCTTACCAAATGCAGCATTGCACAGAAGGTGGCCGACGAAGGCATCACGGTGATCATTGCCAACGGCAAGAAGGACAACATCCTGGTAGACCTGCTCGCCAAAGACAGCCGGACCGTTTGCACGCGTTTCATCCCGTCAAACAAACCTGTCAGCAGCGTAAAAAAATGGATCGCCCACTCCGAAGGCTTCGCCAAAGGCGAGATACACATCAACCGGGGGGCCGAAGAGGCACTGTTAGGTCCGAAGGCGACCAGTATCCTGCTGGTCGGCGTCACCCGGATCATCGGCGACTTCGAGAAAGACGATATCGTCAAGGTTATCAACGAGGAAGGCGTCCAGTTAGGAGTCGGATGCGCAGGTTACGACAGTACGGAAGCACGAGAACTGATCGGCAGCCGGGATAAAAAACCGTTGGTACATTACGATTATTTGTATCTGGATTAA
- a CDS encoding Rossmann-fold NAD(P)-binding domain-containing protein, with translation MRNFTCVQDLGNLKQALAEAFEIKKDRYQFTGLGKNKTLLMIFFNSSLRTRLSTQKAAMNLGMNTMVLDVNQGAWKLETERGVIMDGDKPEHLLEAIPVMGCYCDVIGIRSFARFESKEDDYNEKILNQFIQYSGRPVFSMEAATRHPLQSFADLITIEEYKKTARPKVVMTWAPHPKALPQAVPNSFAEWMNATDYEFVITHPEGYELDPRFVGNARVEYDQKKAFEGADFIYAKNWAAYADPNYGKVLNTDRSWTVDTEKMALTNNAYFMHCLPVRRNMIVTDDVIESPQSIVIPEAANREISAQTVLKKILTSLLPGD, from the coding sequence ATGAGAAACTTCACTTGTGTACAGGATTTGGGCAACCTCAAGCAGGCACTCGCCGAGGCTTTCGAGATTAAGAAAGACCGTTACCAGTTTACCGGGCTGGGCAAGAACAAGACGTTATTGATGATATTCTTCAACTCCAGCCTCCGTACCCGCCTCTCCACCCAGAAGGCTGCCATGAATTTAGGTATGAACACGATGGTGCTCGACGTGAACCAGGGAGCCTGGAAACTGGAAACCGAACGCGGCGTGATCATGGATGGCGACAAGCCCGAACACCTCCTGGAGGCTATTCCGGTGATGGGTTGCTATTGCGACGTGATCGGCATACGTTCATTCGCCCGTTTCGAAAGCAAGGAAGATGATTACAACGAAAAGATATTGAACCAGTTCATCCAATACTCCGGCCGTCCGGTATTCAGCATGGAAGCGGCTACCCGCCATCCGTTGCAGAGTTTTGCCGACCTGATCACGATCGAGGAGTATAAGAAGACTGCCCGTCCGAAAGTCGTCATGACTTGGGCACCACATCCGAAAGCCCTGCCGCAAGCCGTGCCTAACAGTTTCGCCGAATGGATGAATGCGACGGACTACGAGTTTGTCATCACCCACCCGGAAGGCTACGAACTGGACCCGCGCTTCGTCGGCAACGCTCGCGTAGAATATGACCAGAAGAAAGCGTTCGAAGGCGCGGACTTCATCTACGCCAAGAACTGGGCAGCCTATGCCGATCCCAACTACGGCAAGGTTCTCAACACGGACCGCAGTTGGACCGTCGACACGGAAAAGATGGCGTTGACCAACAATGCCTACTTCATGCACTGCCTGCCTGTCCGTCGCAATATGATCGTGACAGACGACGTGATCGAAAGCCCCCAAAGCATCGTGATCCCCGAAGCCGCCAACCGCGAGATTTCAGCACAAACGGTGCTGAAGAAGATATTGACTTCACTCTTGCCGGGGGATTAA
- a CDS encoding ferredoxin — protein sequence MAIKSVWIEEDCIACGTCEGICPEVFQVTDRSRVNEGVNFNDYEEGIKEAAESCPVSVIKYD from the coding sequence ATGGCTATAAAGAGTGTTTGGATAGAAGAAGATTGTATCGCTTGCGGCACATGCGAAGGCATTTGTCCCGAAGTATTTCAGGTTACAGACCGCTCACGTGTAAATGAAGGAGTAAACTTCAACGATTATGAAGAAGGTATAAAAGAAGCCGCCGAAAGCTGCCCGGTCAGCGTCATCAAATACGATTAA
- a CDS encoding proline dehydrogenase family protein — protein sequence MLDFNNTEIAFSAKSQSELKNAYLLFNTIKYPWLVKCASVVSNIALNIHFPLGWAVKPTLYKQFVGGETLQDCTKAIDHLRKFNVRSTLDFSAEGEQTPEGIQATFEETIRSIDFAKGNDNLAYAVFKPSTIITDELLAKVSEKQEELTIEEVKAYREFKERFMAFCQRAYDNDVRLIVDAEDYCFQDAIDSLTDEAMRRYNKKRAIVFATLQMYRHDRMPYLRRILDDAKEKGYIAGVKFVRGAYMEAERARAAALGYPDPICKDKQATDENFDEAVRFTMDHLDCFEMFMGTHNEESNYKLAKLIDEKGLKRDDPRIFFAQLLGMSDNISFNLAHEGYNVTKYVPYAKVRDVLPYLIRRAEENTSVAGQTSRELRMLKAELDRRKAVRAF from the coding sequence ATGTTAGATTTTAATAATACCGAAATTGCTTTCTCTGCCAAATCGCAGTCTGAGCTGAAAAATGCTTATCTGCTGTTCAATACGATCAAATATCCGTGGCTGGTAAAGTGTGCCAGTGTAGTAAGTAATATTGCTTTGAATATTCATTTTCCGTTAGGATGGGCGGTCAAGCCGACTTTATACAAGCAATTTGTCGGAGGTGAAACTTTGCAGGACTGTACAAAGGCGATCGACCATCTGCGGAAATTCAATGTACGCTCCACCTTGGATTTTTCAGCCGAAGGAGAGCAAACGCCCGAAGGAATACAAGCTACTTTTGAGGAAACCATACGTTCGATTGATTTTGCAAAGGGAAATGATAATCTGGCCTATGCCGTATTCAAACCGTCCACCATCATAACGGACGAACTTCTTGCTAAGGTATCCGAAAAGCAAGAGGAATTGACCATCGAAGAAGTAAAAGCTTACCGGGAGTTCAAGGAACGCTTTATGGCTTTTTGCCAGCGTGCCTACGACAATGACGTACGCTTGATTGTGGATGCTGAAGACTATTGTTTTCAGGATGCCATCGACTCTTTGACCGATGAGGCCATGCGCAGGTATAATAAGAAACGTGCGATCGTATTTGCTACTTTGCAAATGTACCGCCATGACCGTATGCCGTATTTACGCCGTATTTTGGACGATGCGAAAGAGAAAGGATATATTGCCGGTGTGAAATTCGTACGTGGTGCCTATATGGAAGCCGAGCGTGCCAGGGCAGCTGCTTTGGGATATCCCGATCCGATCTGTAAGGATAAGCAGGCAACGGACGAGAACTTCGACGAGGCTGTCCGCTTCACAATGGATCATCTCGACTGTTTCGAAATGTTTATGGGGACGCATAATGAAGAGAGCAACTATAAATTGGCCAAGCTGATAGATGAAAAAGGCTTAAAGCGCGATGATCCCCGTATCTTCTTCGCGCAACTGTTAGGTATGAGTGACAATATTTCTTTCAACCTGGCTCATGAAGGTTATAACGTAACCAAATATGTACCGTATGCAAAAGTGCGGGATGTTTTGCCATACCTGATCCGCCGTGCCGAGGAAAACACTTCGGTTGCCGGGCAAACCAGCCGTGAACTTCGTATGCTGAAAGCAGAATTGGATCGCCGGAAAGCGGTCCGTGCTTTCTGA
- a CDS encoding outer membrane beta-barrel family protein — translation MKRTLLLLPAIACLSLSVFAQVPVDKTVSLQSVEIQGKRFGGLTGGEVKRLQVDSNLSGLTGTTADVFRLLPSVVTDIEGGITFRGSNNPGLLINGVPYGLLEEYSGDMLIQLPALFFDRVSMTSTPSIGLVPDGDAGILNLSSAVYTAADSPLVLTLGAGFQERYNAGAILNLHPGKFHIVGKYNYRREFRKRTFSKSTTNKGGTTVMNNNASARPDVHLADLSVGYDLTANDLITVYGLYNLMDYSRYGKIHNNKLVDGNLQPVMFRHRYNDQRQEAYAAEARWNHTFDNPKDRLDVVFNYNNFGYDEDNEYKNEKPETGKIIAEDNYYVNQDKNNYYLSVLYGKLFADDWHLRVGYIGRFKDESYHAYGNKLAAGEWQSDPQKENEYNFNRRTNLLLAALEKRWSSFYAEAGVQGELNLQKIDTRYQTDDVLEKIPMVKSTSRFHLFPRLKLGYRADKVGELALSYVQRVIRPYGSYLNVFTDRSDATHVWKGNPDLKDEMIHSVELSYSYATSAFWFSPSLYYRNKKNRIMDKVLDEGENGTIWTKENIGHSQTFGFELSATWQPIRMLSLGLSGDIYRDEIDGRTIGYDRKKSMVCGDIKGSVNISITPTTELQLDGFYISDQLTPQGKIKHRSSVNAGISQYFMHRKLRANLSINNIFNGLEETTIVDTKDLQMTQVRNRDAQVTWVTLTYNL, via the coding sequence ATGAAACGAACACTATTACTCCTTCCGGCTATTGCTTGCCTGAGCCTGTCTGTTTTCGCACAGGTTCCTGTAGATAAAACTGTCTCGTTGCAGAGTGTTGAAATCCAGGGAAAACGCTTTGGAGGCTTGACCGGTGGGGAAGTGAAACGCCTGCAGGTGGACAGCAACCTGAGTGGCCTGACGGGGACGACAGCCGACGTATTCCGCCTGTTGCCTTCCGTTGTGACCGATATCGAGGGAGGAATCACGTTCCGTGGTTCCAATAATCCCGGCTTGCTGATAAACGGAGTGCCCTACGGCTTGCTGGAAGAGTATAGCGGGGATATGCTGATCCAGCTTCCGGCACTGTTCTTCGACCGGGTGTCGATGACGTCGACTCCTTCCATCGGGCTTGTGCCGGATGGAGATGCAGGGATTCTGAACCTGTCATCTGCTGTTTATACGGCTGCTGATTCGCCTCTGGTCCTGACGTTGGGAGCCGGATTCCAGGAACGTTATAATGCCGGTGCGATCCTGAATTTGCATCCGGGCAAGTTTCATATTGTCGGAAAATATAATTATCGCCGGGAGTTCCGTAAGCGTACGTTCAGCAAGTCGACGACGAACAAAGGGGGGACAACCGTCATGAACAATAATGCGTCCGCCCGCCCCGATGTGCATCTCGCCGATCTGAGTGTCGGATATGACCTGACGGCAAACGACCTGATCACGGTTTACGGTCTGTATAACCTGATGGATTACAGCCGCTACGGGAAGATCCATAACAATAAGCTGGTGGACGGGAATCTGCAACCGGTGATGTTCCGCCACCGTTATAACGACCAACGGCAGGAAGCCTATGCCGCAGAGGCGCGTTGGAACCATACCTTCGACAATCCGAAGGATCGTCTGGACGTCGTGTTCAATTACAATAATTTCGGGTATGACGAAGATAACGAATACAAGAACGAGAAGCCGGAAACAGGCAAGATCATTGCCGAGGATAATTACTATGTCAATCAGGACAAGAATAATTATTACCTGTCTGTCCTCTACGGCAAACTCTTTGCCGATGACTGGCATTTGCGGGTAGGATACATCGGGCGTTTCAAGGATGAGAGCTATCACGCTTACGGGAACAAACTGGCTGCCGGAGAGTGGCAGTCCGACCCGCAGAAAGAAAATGAATATAACTTTAATCGCCGTACGAATTTGTTGCTGGCTGCTTTGGAAAAGAGATGGAGCAGTTTCTATGCCGAAGCCGGCGTGCAAGGCGAACTGAACTTGCAAAAGATAGATACGCGTTATCAGACCGACGATGTGCTTGAAAAGATACCGATGGTTAAGAGCACTTCTCGTTTCCATCTCTTCCCCCGTTTGAAGTTGGGCTACCGGGCGGATAAAGTCGGGGAGTTGGCTCTCAGCTATGTGCAACGCGTAATCCGTCCTTACGGCAGCTACCTGAATGTGTTCACCGACCGTAGCGACGCTACGCATGTCTGGAAGGGGAATCCTGATTTAAAAGACGAGATGATCCATTCGGTCGAGTTGTCTTATTCGTATGCTACTTCTGCTTTCTGGTTCTCACCGAGCCTGTATTACCGGAATAAGAAGAACCGCATCATGGACAAAGTCCTGGATGAAGGGGAAAACGGAACGATCTGGACAAAAGAGAATATCGGCCATAGCCAGACATTCGGTTTTGAACTGTCCGCAACCTGGCAACCGATCCGTATGCTGTCTCTCGGTTTGTCAGGCGATATCTATCGGGATGAGATCGACGGGCGCACGATCGGTTATGACCGGAAGAAGTCGATGGTCTGCGGCGATATCAAAGGCTCTGTCAACATCAGCATCACGCCGACAACGGAGTTGCAGCTCGATGGCTTTTACATCTCCGACCAGTTGACCCCGCAGGGAAAGATCAAGCACCGTTCCAGCGTCAATGCCGGTATCTCCCAATATTTCATGCACCGCAAGCTGCGTGCCAACCTGAGCATCAATAACATCTTCAACGGCCTCGAAGAAACAACGATCGTCGATACGAAAGACTTGCAAATGACCCAGGTCCGCAACCGTGACGCACAGGTGACGTGGGTGACGCTGACGTATAATCTGTGA
- the pruA gene encoding L-glutamate gamma-semialdehyde dehydrogenase: protein MDNAIFSFPKPINEPVKAYAPGSSEKSSLKKALAQLSSEEWDIPLVIGGKEIRTGNTGKVVMPHDHHHVLATYHKAGEKEVQMAIDAAMKAHKEWSELPWVERASVMLRVAELLSTKYRYILNASVMLGQSKNPFQAEIDAPCELIDFLRFSTFYASQVYADQPYSETGILNRMEYRALEGFVFSLTPFNFTSIASNLNMAPAMMGNVAVWKPSTTAIHSNYFLMKVFREAGLPDGVVNFIPGQGSVIGKVITASRDLGGFHFTGSTSTFNTLWRQIGENLGHYKSYPKIVGETGGKNFIFVHPSAPALEVATAIVRGAFEYQGQKCSAGSRAYIPASLWKEVKDYVGDMLKEIKMGDVQDFTNFVNAVIDEASFDNIMSYIDYAKQSPDAEIVFGGNGDKSVGYFVEPTVIRTTDPMFKSMVEEIFGPVITIYVYDDNKYEETLELCDRTSPYGLTGSIFARDRYAIDMAFNKLRYAAGNFYINDKPTGAVIAQQPFGGSRASGTNDKAGGPLNLIRWTNARCIKEALVPPTSYGYPFLGEK, encoded by the coding sequence ATGGACAACGCAATTTTTAGTTTCCCCAAGCCTATTAACGAGCCGGTAAAAGCATACGCTCCTGGTTCAAGTGAAAAATCATCCTTGAAAAAGGCTCTTGCGCAGCTCTCTTCTGAAGAATGGGATATACCATTGGTTATCGGAGGTAAAGAAATCCGTACAGGCAATACCGGCAAAGTCGTGATGCCGCATGATCACCACCATGTATTGGCCACTTATCATAAGGCCGGAGAGAAAGAAGTGCAGATGGCTATCGATGCAGCAATGAAGGCGCATAAGGAATGGTCTGAACTTCCTTGGGTAGAACGTGCTTCCGTCATGCTGCGTGTAGCAGAATTGCTTTCCACTAAATATCGTTATATATTGAACGCATCCGTCATGTTGGGACAAAGCAAGAATCCGTTCCAGGCAGAAATCGACGCTCCTTGCGAATTGATCGACTTCCTTCGTTTCAGTACTTTTTATGCCAGTCAGGTATATGCCGACCAGCCTTATTCGGAAACAGGTATCCTGAACCGGATGGAATATCGTGCTTTGGAAGGTTTCGTGTTTTCGCTCACGCCGTTCAACTTTACTTCCATTGCCTCTAACTTGAACATGGCGCCTGCCATGATGGGAAATGTGGCAGTCTGGAAACCGTCGACAACAGCTATCCATTCTAACTATTTCCTGATGAAAGTGTTCCGGGAAGCCGGTTTGCCCGACGGTGTTGTCAATTTTATTCCGGGGCAGGGAAGCGTGATCGGCAAAGTCATAACGGCCAGCCGTGATTTAGGCGGTTTCCATTTCACAGGTTCCACTTCAACCTTTAACACCCTTTGGCGTCAGATCGGTGAGAATTTAGGACATTATAAATCTTATCCGAAGATTGTCGGTGAAACAGGCGGCAAGAACTTCATCTTTGTCCATCCTTCTGCTCCGGCTTTGGAGGTGGCGACAGCTATTGTGCGCGGTGCGTTTGAGTATCAAGGACAGAAATGTTCGGCTGGTTCACGTGCCTATATCCCTGCTTCACTCTGGAAAGAAGTAAAGGACTATGTCGGCGATATGCTGAAAGAAATCAAAATGGGAGATGTCCAGGATTTCACGAATTTTGTCAATGCGGTTATCGATGAAGCTTCGTTCGACAATATCATGAGCTATATCGATTATGCAAAACAGTCTCCTGATGCGGAAATCGTTTTCGGTGGAAATGGAGATAAGTCCGTAGGTTACTTTGTTGAACCGACTGTCATCCGGACTACGGACCCGATGTTCAAGAGTATGGTGGAGGAGATCTTCGGTCCGGTTATCACGATCTATGTGTATGATGATAATAAATATGAAGAAACACTCGAACTCTGCGACCGTACATCTCCGTATGGTTTGACCGGTTCTATTTTTGCACGCGATCGTTATGCGATCGATATGGCATTCAATAAATTGCGTTATGCCGCGGGTAACTTCTATATCAACGACAAACCGACAGGTGCCGTCATTGCACAACAGCCGTTTGGCGGTTCGCGTGCTTCGGGTACGAATGATAAGGCCGGAGGGCCGTTGAACTTGATTCGCTGGACAAATGCCCGTTGTATCAAAGAGGCTTTGGTTCCGCCGACAAGCTATGGTTATCCGTTTCTTGGAGAAAAGTAA